TTTTAATCTATGTTGTTGGAGCAAAGATAATCAAGGCAATTTTAAAAATGATGAACCGTTCGATGGAACGCGCAGGTACTGATATCGGTGTCAAACAGTTTTTATCTACGGTGATAAAATATGCACTTTACATCATTTTGATTATGATTATCCTAAATTTGTTCGGTATCGCAACGACGTCCGTAGTTGCATTGATTGGTTCCGCAGGAGTGGCAGTCGGTCTTGCATTGCAGGGAAGCCTTGCAAATATTGCAGGTGGTGTTTTGATTCTGTTTTTAAAACCGTTTCGTGTGGGTGATTATATTATTGAAGATACCAATAAGAATGAAGGAACCGTTGCTGAAATCTCGGTATTTTATACAAAATTATTAACGATTGACAATAAGGTGGTCATGATTCCAAACGGAATTTTAGCGAATGCGAGTCTGACAAATGTATCCCATATGGATAAAAGACGTGTGGATCTTGTTGTCGGCGTTTCTTATGAGGCTGATATCAAGAAGACAAAAGAAGTATTACAAAAAGTAATAGAAGAAGAACCAGCCAGATTAAAAGACGAAGAAATGCAGGTTTTTGTGTCAGAATTGGCAGACAGTTCCGTCAATATGGGTGTCCGCGTCTGGGTGAAGGCAGAGGAATACTGGCCAGCCAAGTGGAGAATCACAGAGAATGTCAAATTAGCATTAGATAAAAATGGAATTTCGATTCCATATCCACAACTTGATGTGCAAATTAGACAATAGAACTACATTTGTCTTGACAAAAAAAGACGAATATGCTAAATTTATACTTGTCAGATAAAACTGATGCATGCAATTTTAACAGAAGAGATTGCAGAATAACAAAGCGACTTAGATAAAAGTTCGCATTTATGTATTAGGAGGATTTAGTGATGCAGCAGGGAACTGTAAAATGGTTTAACGCAAAAAAAGGTTATGGATTTATCTCAGATGAACAGGGAAATGACGTATTTGTTCATTTTTCAGCATTGAATATGGATGGATTCAAAGAATTAAAAGATGGAGAATCTGTTGAATTTGACGTTGTTGACGGAGAGAAAGGACCTCAGGCAGCAAACGTAATTCGCATGAATTAATTCTGATAGAGGAAGTTAGACAGTACGTTGTTGATAGTATGCTGTCATGTTTTTCGAAAATCTTATAAGAATAACCAGGAAGAGGAGTGCTCGAAAAGAGTGCTCCTCTTTTTCTGAAAAAACGATTTCTAGTTTATACTTTTTAATCGTGGGGAAAAATGGTATAATAAGTAACATGAGTTTATTTGGCCTTTGAGAGACCAAGGGAAAGGTATGGTTTAGAAAATGAAACTATCAGATTTAACAGCATATGAAGTGCTTGAGGAAAGACGATTAGAAGATTTAAATGCAATCGGATATATTATAAGACATAAAAAGAGCGGTGCAAGAATTGCCGCAATTTCAAATGATGACGAGAATAAGGTATTTTATATCGGATTTCGTACACCACCGGAAAACTCCACCGGAGTGCCGCACATTATCGAGCATACAGTACTTTGTGGCTCTGACAAATATCCGGTAAAAGATCCCTTCGTGGAATTGGTAAAAGGGTCTCTAAATACGTTTTTAAATGCGATGACTTATCCGGAGAAGACAGTATATCCAATTGCAAGCTGCAATGAGAAGGATTTCCAGAATCTGATGGATGTCTACATGGATGCCGTGTTCCATCCAAATATTTACAAGCATGAAGAGATTTTTAAGCAGGAAGGCTGGCATTATGAGCTAGAGGAAAAAGATGCGCCGGTCACAATCAATGGTGTTGTATACAATGAGATGAAGGGGGCATTTTCCTCCCCGGATGATGTTTTACAAAGAGAGATTTTAAACTCTTTATTTCCAGAGAATGCGTACCATCATGAATCTGGCGGAGACCCGCTTCATATTCCAGAGTTGACTTATGAGGAATACCTTGATTTCCACCGCAAATATTATCATCCATGCAATTCCTATATTTATTTATATGGTGATATGGACCTTGTAGAAAAGTTAAAGTGGATGGACGAAGAATATCTTGGAAAATATGATAAGATTGAACTGGATTCTACCATTGCCCTGCAGAAACCATTTGAAAAACCAATTGAGGTGAACAAGGCATATTCTATTTCATCAACGGAGTCAGAGGAAGATAACACTTATCTTTCCTACAATGTTGCAATTGAAACCGTTTTAGATAAGAAATTATATCAGGCGTTTGATATCTTAGATTATGCGCTTGTCAGTGCACCGGGCGCACCGTTAAAGAAAGCACTTCTAGATGCAGGAATCGGTAAAGATATTTTAGGTTCTTTTGACAATGGAATTTTACAGCCGGTATTTTCAATCGTAGCAAAGAATACGAACAAGTCAGAAAAAGAGCACTTTTTATCGGTGATTCGAGAGACATTAGAGGGTGTTGTCAAAAATGGCTTGAATAAAAAAGCACTTCTCGCTGGAATCAACAGTGCGGAATTCCGTTTCCGTGAAGCGGATTTTGGACAGTTCCCGAAGGGACTTTTATATGGACTTCAGTGCTTAGACAGCTGGATGTTTGATGATATGCAGCCATTTATGCATTTAGAGGCGATTGAGACTTACCAGTTTTTGAAAGAGCAGGTAGAGACCGACTATTTTGAAAAACTGATTGAGCGTTATCTGTTACAGAACACACACGCTTCTGTCGTAGTGATTGAGCCGAAGAAAGGCTTAAATGCAAAGAATGAAGAAGCGTTAGCAGAAAAATTAAAAGCGTACAAGGAGTCCTTAAGTGAGGCGGAGTTAGAACAGCTCATTGCGGATACCAGACACTTAAAACAGTATCAGGAGGAACCATCGCCAAAAGAGGACTTAGAGAAAATTCCAATGTTAAAGCGTTCTGATATGAAAAAAGAGGCAGCACCGCTTTACAATGAAGAACTTACAATGGATAAAACTCCGGTTGTATTTCATGAAATGTTCTCCAATGGAATCGATTATCTGTCCTTCTTGTTTGAGGCAGGAGATGTCAAAGAGGAAGACCTTCCATACCTTGGAATTTTAAGATATGTTTTAGGCTATGTGGATACCAAGAGTTATTCTTATGCAGATTTTGCAAATGAGGTAAACATTCACACCGGTGGCGTTTCTTGTTCCGTTGGAATTTATCCGGATGCCAAAGAGGAAGATATGGTTCAGGTGAAGTTTGCAGTGCAGACAAAGGCTTTGTATGAAAAATTGCCAAATGCCATGCATTTAATCAAGGAGATGGTTGCAACTTCTGATTATTCGGATGAAAAACGTCTCTATGAAGTGATGGCACAGTTGAAATCAAGATTACAGGTAAGCATGAGCAGTTCCGGACATTCCGTTTCTTCCATGCGTGCGATGTCTTATTTTTCCAAGAACGCAGCATACCAGGATTCGACAAGCGGTATTGCGTTCTATGAGAAAGTAAAAGAGATTGAAGAACATTTTGAAGAGAAGAAAGAGGAATTAATTACAAAATTAGTTGCATTGACCAAACAGATTTTCACACCAAACCGTATGTTAGTCAGCGTGACCGCAACCAAAGAGGGAATTGCCGGTTTAGAACAGGAAATCAAAGATTTTAAGAAGGTATTATTTGAGGATAAGGTAATTGGTGAAGCGGCTAAGCTTACATTAGAGAAGAAAAACGAAGGATTTATGGATGCTTCGCAGGTACAGTATGTGGCACGTGCCGGAAACTACCGGAAATTAGGCTATTCCTACACAGGAGCCCTTCGTATTTTAAAAGTCATCATGGGATACGATTATCTTTGGATTAACGTTCGTGTCAAAGGTGGTGCTTACGGATGCATGAACGGATACCTTCGCAATGGAGACACTTATTTTGTATCTTACCGTGATCCAAACCTTGCAAAGACAAATGAGGTTTACAATCAGATACCAGAATATGTAAAGGCATTTGAGGCAGATGAGCGTGATATGACAAAATATGTCATCGGAACGATCAGTGATATGGATACACCGATGAATCCGTACGCAAAGGGAGCACGCTCTATGAGTGCTTATTTACAGCATATCACAATCGACGATTTACAAAGAGAGCGTGACGAGGTAATTCATGCGTCGCAGGAAGATATCCGTAATCTGGAGGGCTTGCTTAGCGCAGTCTTAGAGCAGGATAATCTTTGTGTCATCGGAAATGAAGATGCTATTTTAGAAGAAAAAGATATGTTTTTACAAGTGAAAAATCTAAATGAAACCGGAAAGGATAAAGAATGAACGAAAGCTTTAAATCAGGATTTGTAACCATTATCGGAAGACCAAATGT
This genomic window from Roseburia sp. 831b contains:
- a CDS encoding mechanosensitive ion channel family protein; amino-acid sequence: MNILATIDSTEIVDTLTNAQENMQQNVEEVAKNPGIIRTYFENLVPDLISFGLQVVIAILIYVVGAKIIKAILKMMNRSMERAGTDIGVKQFLSTVIKYALYIILIMIILNLFGIATTSVVALIGSAGVAVGLALQGSLANIAGGVLILFLKPFRVGDYIIEDTNKNEGTVAEISVFYTKLLTIDNKVVMIPNGILANASLTNVSHMDKRRVDLVVGVSYEADIKKTKEVLQKVIEEEPARLKDEEMQVFVSELADSSVNMGVRVWVKAEEYWPAKWRITENVKLALDKNGISIPYPQLDVQIRQ
- a CDS encoding cold-shock protein; the protein is MQQGTVKWFNAKKGYGFISDEQGNDVFVHFSALNMDGFKELKDGESVEFDVVDGEKGPQAANVIRMN
- a CDS encoding insulinase family protein, coding for MKLSDLTAYEVLEERRLEDLNAIGYIIRHKKSGARIAAISNDDENKVFYIGFRTPPENSTGVPHIIEHTVLCGSDKYPVKDPFVELVKGSLNTFLNAMTYPEKTVYPIASCNEKDFQNLMDVYMDAVFHPNIYKHEEIFKQEGWHYELEEKDAPVTINGVVYNEMKGAFSSPDDVLQREILNSLFPENAYHHESGGDPLHIPELTYEEYLDFHRKYYHPCNSYIYLYGDMDLVEKLKWMDEEYLGKYDKIELDSTIALQKPFEKPIEVNKAYSISSTESEEDNTYLSYNVAIETVLDKKLYQAFDILDYALVSAPGAPLKKALLDAGIGKDILGSFDNGILQPVFSIVAKNTNKSEKEHFLSVIRETLEGVVKNGLNKKALLAGINSAEFRFREADFGQFPKGLLYGLQCLDSWMFDDMQPFMHLEAIETYQFLKEQVETDYFEKLIERYLLQNTHASVVVIEPKKGLNAKNEEALAEKLKAYKESLSEAELEQLIADTRHLKQYQEEPSPKEDLEKIPMLKRSDMKKEAAPLYNEELTMDKTPVVFHEMFSNGIDYLSFLFEAGDVKEEDLPYLGILRYVLGYVDTKSYSYADFANEVNIHTGGVSCSVGIYPDAKEEDMVQVKFAVQTKALYEKLPNAMHLIKEMVATSDYSDEKRLYEVMAQLKSRLQVSMSSSGHSVSSMRAMSYFSKNAAYQDSTSGIAFYEKVKEIEEHFEEKKEELITKLVALTKQIFTPNRMLVSVTATKEGIAGLEQEIKDFKKVLFEDKVIGEAAKLTLEKKNEGFMDASQVQYVARAGNYRKLGYSYTGALRILKVIMGYDYLWINVRVKGGAYGCMNGYLRNGDTYFVSYRDPNLAKTNEVYNQIPEYVKAFEADERDMTKYVIGTISDMDTPMNPYAKGARSMSAYLQHITIDDLQRERDEVIHASQEDIRNLEGLLSAVLEQDNLCVIGNEDAILEEKDMFLQVKNLNETGKDKE